The sequence below is a genomic window from Gemmatimonadales bacterium.
TCCCAGGAGAAGCGGCTCGTCGTGCCAGCTCTATCGTCCGTGAGACTCGCAACTTCGCTCTATGCCGCGAGCTTTGGAAGCCGTCCCGGGGCCGCCGCGTCTGCGCCGGGGCGGCTGAATCTGCTGGGGGAGCATACTGAGTACAACGGCGGAGTGGTCCTGCCGATCGCGCTGGAGCGGCGGACGGCGGTGGCGGTGGCGCCGGCGCGCGACTGGGCGGTAGTATCTCAGCTCGATCGCATCCCCCTCGAGATCGATGTCCCCCAGGCGCTGCGGGGCGACTGGACCGACTACCTGGTCGGCGTCGTGCGGGAGCTGGAGGCGATCGGCGCGGCGCCGCTGGGCGCGCGGGTGGCGGTAGCCAGCACGTTGCCGGTCGGCGCGGGCCTCTCTTCGTCGGCCGCGCTCACCGTGGCAGCGGCGCGGGCGCTGAGCCAGTTGGCGGGGCGCCGACTCGCGCCCGCGCAGCTGCTCGAGATCGCTTACCGGGCGGAGCACGACCAGCTGGGGGTTCGCCGTGGACGGATGGACCAGACCATCGCCGCGCTGGGCATGCGGGGAACGGCGCTGCTGGTCGAGCTCGGCGTCGGCACCGTCGTCAGATTGCCGTTCCCGGGGCGGCTCTGGGTCGTAGAGACCGGCGTCTCCCACCCGCCGCCCGGGGACGAGCTCATCAACCAGCGGCGCCGTGAATGCGAGGAGGCGCTGGCGTTCTGCCGTGAGTGGCGGCTGGGGCTGCCTCACCTGGCGCAGCTCGCGCCGGGGGACCTGGAGGAGGTGGAACGCAGGCTGCCGCCGCCGCTGATCCCGCGGGTGCGGTATGTCGTGACCGAGACCGCACGGACCCGGGCGGCGGCCTCGGCACTCGCGGCGGGCGATCTGCCGGGCATCGGGCGGCTGATGGTCCAAGGCCACGAGTCGCTGCGGGTGGACTACCAGTACAGCGTGCCGGAAGCCGACCTGATCGTCCAGTCGGCCGTGGCGCACGGGGCCTGCGGCGCTCGGCTCAGCGGGGCAGGGTGGGGCGGGGCGGTTACAGTCCTGGCCCCCGAGGAGCGGGCCGCGCGGATCATGGCTGAGGTGGGCCGGGACTACGCGGACCGGTTCGGGCGGGTGCCGGACATGTGGAGCAGCCGTGCGGCGGCCGGGGTGCGGCGGGAGGCGTTGCCGGCGATGGTGGGATAGATTCCTCTGGCCTCCGCCCGGGTGGCGAAACTGGTAGACGCTCGAGACTTAAAATCTCTTGGGGGAAACCCCGTCCGGGTTCGAATCCCGGCCCGGGCATTGACCACACTCACGCGATGGGAGGTGCGGCATGAAAGCGTGGCTCGGAGCACTCGGCGTGCTCGCGGTGTTGGGGGGATGCAACCGGCGGCACGGTGAGGAAGTGACCCGCTCAGGTACCGACACCATCATCCGGAGCTCGACCGTCAAGGATACCACGGTCGTGCATGCGGACACCTCGATTGATGTCGACACCGTTCATAAGACGAACCACATCGCGGGCGCCGGGGACAGCGTCGGGGGGAAGGCACTCGAGTGGGGTCCGCAGCCGCCTGGCCTTCCGGCGGGAGCCCGAGTGGCCGTGGTTCGGGGCGATCCATCGAAGGCCGGACCCTTCACCATCCGAGTCGATCTGCCCGATGGTTATCAGATCAAGCCACACTGGCATCCGACCGCTGAGCGGCTCAGTGTCGTGGAGGGGAGCTTGCTCATGGGCGATGGGCGGGCATGGAGTGACAAGAGCATGCGGCCCTTGCAGCCTGGTCAGGTGGCCTCGTTGGCGGCACGTCACCCGCATTACGTGGAAGCCAACGGTCAGACCATGGTCGAGATCCGGAGCACGGGGCCGTTCGAGATCACCTACGTGAATGCGGACGACGACCCGCGGAAGGCACCGATACAATAACAGGTACAATGATGGCCGACCTCGGATCCGGGGTTATTCCTGTGTGCTCCTGGTCAACTGTACGGCCGAGCCCATCGGGCAGGTGTTCGGCTGGGTGTCGGATTCGGAAGCGTTTGTCGGCGCGCTCGGGAGAGTCGGCGTAGCGGCGCAAGCACCAGGTCGCTGATCCAGGCCTCCGCTCCCGGGCGAGCTCGACCAGCTCGGCTGTCGCAAAATCGTCCTCAAATGTCGCAAACGGGGCCTAGCCCAATCCCGGCCGCGGCCCCAACATGTAGAACCCCTCCCCTCTCACCCCGCTCGTCTCAGCACCAGAGGAGATCCATGGCTCCCGCTCTCCCAAGCGGCGGAGTCAGGCCAGTCTGCCCGGTGCCCTCGATCGTCTTCAGCCTGGTTGACCCGGTCGAGCACCGGGCCACCCGCCGCCGCACGCCCCAGCGAGCCAGACCGCACGTCCCTCACGTCCACTCATCATCCTGAGCGCGCCATGAACATCTCCATCATCAACCACACCGAAGGTCACATCAGTGACGAGGAGCTGCAGCAGACGATCCGCGCCATCAACCGGCAGATCCATGAGGACTTCGAGCCGTATTGGGGCATGCGCGCGACGCTCCGGCTGGAAGGCCGAAGCGCAGCCAAGCCGGAGACGGCGCAGCTCGCGGACATGCGAGGCGATGCGGTGATCTACCTCTGGAATGAGGCCGATGTCGACAACGCCTTGGGCTACCACTTCAAGAACAACTCTGGCGTGCCCTTCGGCTTCGTCTTCACCGAGATCTCCGAGAGCATCGGGGAGCCGTGGTCCGTCACCTTGTCCCACGAAGCCCTGGAGCTGCTGGGCGATCCGGAGACCAACCTGCTGGTGATCGGGCCGCACCCGACCGAGAAGCGCGACGTGTTCCACTGGTTCGAGATGTGCGACGCCGTTCAGGCCGAGAACTACGAGATCGACGGTGTGGCGCTCTCCAATTTCGTGCTGCCATTGTACTTCACCGGGACCCGCGAGACCGACGAGCCGGGCGCCCGCAACGACTTCCTGGGCCGCGGCCACGGCGGACAGACGCTCACCTCCTTCGGGATCAATCCCGGCGGTTACATCGGATTCTTCGACCCCCTGCTGGGGGATCACGACACCTTCAGTCTCAAGGGCGACATCGAGGCCCACAGACGCCTCGAGATCAAGGCCCGCGGTAAGGAGGCCCGGCGCTCCGTCCGCTACCGGAAGGTCGCCGAGCGCGAGGAGCTCCGCCGCCGCGCCGAAGTCAGTGCCACCGGCAAGCCGTTCCGCCCCGCGCCGAAGCCTGCGATGGCCTCGATCAGGGATCAGAAGCCGTTGCTGGCGCTGGCCGAGAAGGGACTGGAGGTTCGAATCCAGCCCGTGCGGACGGGTGGCAAGCCGGCAAACGGTGGCGGCAAGGGAAAGACGGCCAGGTTGCCGCGCAAGTAGGAGCGCCGGAGCGCTCCTTTCACGGGGATCATCGGCAGCGGTGCGCAACGGAGGGGGCAATGGCGGAGATCATCACCGAGGTCCAGCTGCAGAGGTTTCTGCCCAGTCTCAAGACCGGCCCGATGTGGACCACGGCCCTCAACGCCGCCATGTCGCGCTTCGAGATCAACTCCCGCGAGCGCGCCGCGGCCTTCCTCGCGCAGGTGGCGCACGAGTCCGCCGAATTCCAGCATCTGCACGAGAACCTGAGCTACCGGGCCACCCGGCTCATGGCGGTCTGGCCCAGGCGCTTTCCCACCCTCGACGCGGCCCGGCCCTTCGAGCGGCAGCCGGAGCGGCTGGCCAGCTTCGTGTACGCCAATCGCCTGGGGAACGGGGACGCGGCCAGCGGAGACGGGTGGCGCTTCCGGGGCCGCGGCCTGCTGCAGATCACCGGTCGCGGTAATTACCGGAGCTGTGGTCAGGCCCTCAATCTTCCGCTCGAGACCCAGCCGGAGCTGCTCGAGTCCGCCGAGCCGGCGGCGCTCGCGGCAGCGCAGTTCTGGCAGTCGCGCGGACTCAATCAGCTGGCGGACGACCGCAACGACGACAACGACGACGAGGACTTCGTGGCGATCAGCGTCGTCATCAATGGGGGACGGGCCGGATTGCCCGCGCGACGGGCCTACTGGGCGCGGGCAAAGGCGGCCCTGGCTTGACGGCCTAATGGCTCGTTCGTAAAGTTGGTCCCACCCCTCCACCTTCATCGAGAGCCGGCAGGAGTTCGCGTCGGATGGTTCAACCCCAGATCGCGCGCTCATCGAACCGCGACCAGGTCGTTCCGTTTACCGCGGGCGACGGGTTCGCCTGCAATCTGATCCACGTGCGCGGCGTCCTGCCTCCGACCCGTGGGCCGGTGCTCCTGGTGCACGGTGCCGGAGTGCGGGCCAACATCTTCCGGGCTCCCGTCCGCGTCTCGCTGGTCGATTACTTGGTCGAGCACGGCTACGACGTCTGGCTGGAGAACTGGCGCGCGAGCATCGATCTCGAGCCGAACCGCTGGACCCTGGACCAGGCGGCGGTCTTCGACCACCCGGTCGCCGTGCGGAAGGTGCTGGAGCTGACCGGGGCCAAGACACTCTCGGCGGTGGTGCATTGTCAGGGCTCCACCAGCTTCATGCTGGGCGCGGTGGCCGGACTGATGCCCGAGGTCACCACCATCGTCTCGAACGCGGTGTCGCTTCACCCGGTGGTGCCGGCGGTGTCGGCCCTCAAGCTCAAGCTGGCCATCCCGGTGGTGGCGCGACTCACCCCGTTTCTCGATTGCCAATGGGACCTGCACTCGCCGGGGCTTCTGCCCAAGATGATCACCGCGTTCGTGAAGCTGACCCACCACGAGTGCGATAACCTGGTGTGCCGCTACGCCAGCTTCACGTATGGCACCGGCTTTCCCACGCTCTGGCGGCACGAGAACCTCAACCGCGAAACCCATGAGTGGGTAAAGCAGGAATTCGCCCACGTGCCGCTCAGCTTCTTCCGGCAGATCCAGCGCAGCGTGGCGCAGGGCCGGCTCTCACCGGTGGAAGGGCGGCGGGAGCTGCCGGACGACGTGGTGAGCCGGCCGCCGCACACCGAGGCCCGGGTCGCCTTCTTCGCCGGCGAGCGCAACCGCTGTTTTCTGCCCGAGAGCCAGCGCCGCACCTTCGATCATTTCAACCGGCATCGTCCCGACTATCACGCGTTCCACGTGCTGGCGGGCTACGGACACCT
It includes:
- a CDS encoding galactokinase family protein, with amino-acid sequence MRLATSLYAASFGSRPGAAASAPGRLNLLGEHTEYNGGVVLPIALERRTAVAVAPARDWAVVSQLDRIPLEIDVPQALRGDWTDYLVGVVRELEAIGAAPLGARVAVASTLPVGAGLSSSAALTVAAARALSQLAGRRLAPAQLLEIAYRAEHDQLGVRRGRMDQTIAALGMRGTALLVELGVGTVVRLPFPGRLWVVETGVSHPPPGDELINQRRRECEEALAFCREWRLGLPHLAQLAPGDLEEVERRLPPPLIPRVRYVVTETARTRAAASALAAGDLPGIGRLMVQGHESLRVDYQYSVPEADLIVQSAVAHGACGARLSGAGWGGAVTVLAPEERAARIMAEVGRDYADRFGRVPDMWSSRAAAGVRREALPAMVG
- a CDS encoding cupin domain-containing protein, encoding MKAWLGALGVLAVLGGCNRRHGEEVTRSGTDTIIRSSTVKDTTVVHADTSIDVDTVHKTNHIAGAGDSVGGKALEWGPQPPGLPAGARVAVVRGDPSKAGPFTIRVDLPDGYQIKPHWHPTAERLSVVEGSLLMGDGRAWSDKSMRPLQPGQVASLAARHPHYVEANGQTMVEIRSTGPFEITYVNADDDPRKAPIQ